The proteins below come from a single Sorghum bicolor cultivar BTx623 chromosome 4, Sorghum_bicolor_NCBIv3, whole genome shotgun sequence genomic window:
- the LOC8080372 gene encoding expansin-A13: MAGPAYARAALALALAVAAAAAADAQTEWLRGHATFYGGADASGTMGGACGYGDLFAQGYGTRTTALSTALFSGGASCGQCYKLVCDRKTDATWCKPGVSVTVTATNFCPPNWKLPDGGWCNAVRAHFDMAQPAWEKIGVFSGGIIPVIYRRVSCVRKGGVRFTVNGHDYFNLVLLTNVAGPGSIRAMDVRSSKPPVDWMHMARNWGANWHSLRYLTGQGLSFRVTVTDGQTIVFADVVPPKWRFGQSFSSKLQFKL; the protein is encoded by the exons ATGGCTGGACCTGCTTACGCCCGCGCGGCGCTCGCGCTCGCGCTCGCcgtggccgcggccgccgcggccgACGCGCAGACGGAGTGGCTCAGGGGGCATGCCACGTTCTACGGCGGCGCGGACGCCTCCGGCACCATGG GGGGCGCGTGCGGGTACGGCGACCTGTTCGCGCAGGGGTACGGCACGCGGACGACGGCGCTGAGCACGGCGCTCTTCTCCGGCGGGGCCTCGTGCGGGCAGTGCTACAAGCTGGTGTGCGACAGGAAGACGGACGCGACGTGGTGCAAGCCGGGGGTGTCCGTCACCGTCACCGCCACCAACTTCTGCCCGCCCAACTGGAAGCTCCCCGACGGCGGGTGGTGCAACGCGGTGCGCGCCCACTTCGACATGGCGCAGCCGGCGTGGGAGAAGATCGGCGTCTTCAGCGGCGGCATCATCCCCGTCATCTACAGGAGGGTCTCCTGCGTCAGGAAGGGCGGGGTGCGCTTCACCGTCAACGGCCACGACTACTTCAACCTCGTCCTGCTCACCAACGTCGCCGGCCCGGGATCCATCAGGGCCATGGACGTCAGGAGCTCGAAACCGCCGGTGGACTGGATGCACATGGCGCGCAACTGGGGCGCCAACTGGCACTCCCTCAGATACCTCACCGGCCAGGGGCTGTCGTTCAGGGTCACCGTCACAGACGGCCAGACCATCGTCTTCGCCGACGTCGTGCCGCCCAAGTGGAGGTTCGGCCAGTCCTTCTCCAGCAAGCTGCAGTTCAAGCTGTGA
- the LOC8080373 gene encoding cell division cycle 20.2, cofactor of APC complex: MDAGTYSISSEKSHKAAKAAAAPRPPLQEAGSQPYMPSLSTGSRNPSAKCYGDRFIPDRSAMDMDVAQYLLTEPRKDKENAAAAASPSKEMYRRLLAEKLLNNRTRILAFRNKPPEPENVSATIAASAHHAKPAKQRRHIPQSAERTLDAPELVDDYYLNLLDWGSNNVLSIALGDTVYLWDASTGSTSELVTIDEDSGPITSVSWAPDGKHIAVGLNSSDVQLWDTSSNRLLRTLRGVHEARVGSLAWNNSILTTGGMDGKIVNNDVRIRNHVVQTYEGHSQEVCGLKWSGSGQQLASGGNDNLLHIWDVSMASSMPSAGRNQWLHRLEDHTAAVKALAWCPFQSNLLATGGGGSDRCIKFWNTHTGACLNSVDTGSQVCALLWNKNERELLSSHGFTQNQLTLWKYPSMVKMAELTGHTSRVLFMAQSPDGCTVASAAADETLRFWNVFGAPEAPKPVKASHTGMFNSFNHIR, encoded by the exons ATGGACGCAGGCACCTACTCCATCTCATCAGAGAAGAGCCACAAGGCGGCGaaggcagcggcggcgccacggcCGCCTCTCCAGGAGGCCGGCTCTCAGCCCTACATGCCGTCGCTGAGCACGGGGTCGCGCAACCCGTCGGCCAAGTGCTAC GGCGATAGGTTCATCCCAGACAGGTCGGCGATGGATATGGACGTGGCGCAGTACCTGCTCACGGAGCCCAGGAAGGACAAGGAGAACGCGGCAGCGGCGGCATCCCCATCCAAGGAGATGTACCGGAGGCTGCTCGCCGAGAAGCTGCTCAACAACCGGACGCGGATCCTCGCCTTCAGGAACAAGCCGCCTGAGCCTGAAAACGTCTCAGCAACCATCGCGGCTTCCGCCCACCACGCCAAGCCGGCCAAGCAGCGGCGACACATTCCCCAG TCTGCTGAGAGGACTCTGGACGCACCAGAGCTCGTTGATGACTACTACCTCAACCTCCTTGACTGGGGGAGCAACAACGTGCTGTCCATTGCTCTGGGCGACACGGTGTACCTGTGGGATGCCTCCACTGGATCCACGTCTGAGCTTGTGACCATCGACGAGGACAGCGGTCCCATCACCAGCGTTAGCTGGGCTCCAGACGGCAAGCATATCGCTGTTGGGCTCAACTCGTCTGATGTCCAGCTCTGGGACACCAGCTCCAACCGACTG TTGAGAACTCTCAGAGGTGTGCATGAGGCAAGAGTTGGCTCACTGGCATGGAACAACAGCATCCTCACCACTGGCGGCATGGATGGCAAGATCGTGAACAACGACGTGAGGATTAGGAACCATGTCGTGCAGACGTACGAGGGGCACAGTCAGGAGGTGTGTGGGCTCAAGTGGTCTGGATCAGGGCAGCAGCTGGCCAGCGGGGGTAATGACAACCTTCTGCACATTTGGGACGTGTCGATGGCATCCTCCATGCCATCCGCTGGCCGCAACCAGTGGCTGCACAGGCTTGAGGACCACACAGCTGCTGTTAAGGCACTCGCATGGTGTCCGTTCCAGAGCAACTTGCTGGCAACCGGTGGTGGTGGTAGTGATAGATGCATCAAGTTTTGGAACACGCACACCGGTGCATGTCTGAACTCTGTTGACACCGGATCACAGGTCTGTGCCCTTCTCTGGAACAAGAATGAGAGAGAGCTGCTGAGTTCACACGGATTTACACAGAACCAGCTAACATTGTGGAAGTACCCATCAATGGTAAAGATGGCTGAACTCACTGGCCATACTTCTCGTGTCCTTTTCATGGCTCAG AGCCCTGATGGTTGCACAGTAGCATCAGCCGCTGCAGATGAGACCCTTCGGTTCTGGAACGTGTTTGGAGCCCCTGAAGCGCCCAAGCCGGTCAAGGCTTCCCACACTGGGATGTTCAACAGCTTCAACCATATCCGATAG